A stretch of Acidimicrobiales bacterium DNA encodes these proteins:
- a CDS encoding acyl-CoA dehydrogenase family protein, which yields MTERPDVDRATSDDDLRAAVAAWVDEHVPRAWRDAAVDGHDAVRDVRPRSAYEAWYPTFAVSGLAVATWPVAYGGLDLTNAQARVIESVIAPLNLGRLNPLGLNNTASALFAYGSEEQRLRFLPPMVRNEERWCQMFSEPGAGSDLASLAMRAERDGDEWVLSGQKVWSTWAHRSEFAICLARTDPAQPKRKGITYFLVDLRSPGVEVRELRHMGGEVDFNEVWLDDVRVPDFHRVGAAGDGWRVAGATLSSERQMVAGSGSGGVDRLGGRGIEHLLVAGLDPVARDRVIRLYAEERIRAWTNERVRATLKAGGTPGPAASIGKVHQAVLNQALQLAATDRLGAAAMAWEGDVPHQVRGMIRSRANSIEGGTTEINKNVLGEQVLGLPREPDPWHGAPWEETPRS from the coding sequence ATGACCGAACGACCGGACGTCGACCGCGCGACGAGCGACGACGACCTCCGCGCCGCGGTCGCCGCGTGGGTCGACGAACACGTGCCCCGGGCGTGGCGCGACGCAGCCGTCGACGGTCACGACGCGGTACGCGACGTGCGCCCACGGTCCGCGTACGAGGCCTGGTATCCGACGTTCGCCGTCAGTGGTCTCGCCGTCGCCACCTGGCCGGTCGCCTACGGCGGACTCGACCTGACCAACGCCCAGGCCCGCGTGATCGAGTCCGTGATCGCACCCCTCAACCTCGGCCGCCTGAATCCGCTGGGCCTCAACAACACCGCGTCGGCCCTCTTCGCGTACGGCAGCGAGGAGCAGCGGCTGCGCTTCCTCCCGCCGATGGTGCGCAACGAGGAGCGCTGGTGCCAGATGTTCTCCGAGCCCGGCGCCGGGTCGGACCTCGCCTCGCTCGCGATGCGGGCCGAGCGTGACGGCGACGAATGGGTGCTCAGCGGACAGAAGGTGTGGAGCACCTGGGCCCACCGCTCTGAGTTCGCGATCTGCCTCGCCCGCACCGACCCCGCGCAACCCAAGCGCAAGGGGATCACCTACTTCCTGGTCGACCTCCGTTCGCCGGGGGTCGAGGTGCGCGAGCTGCGCCACATGGGCGGCGAGGTCGACTTCAACGAGGTGTGGCTCGACGATGTGCGGGTGCCGGACTTCCACCGCGTCGGTGCAGCCGGCGACGGCTGGCGGGTGGCGGGCGCAACCTTGTCGAGCGAACGCCAGATGGTCGCCGGCTCCGGGTCCGGCGGCGTCGATCGTCTCGGCGGCCGCGGCATCGAGCACCTGCTGGTCGCCGGGCTCGACCCGGTCGCTCGCGATCGCGTCATCCGGCTCTACGCCGAGGAGCGCATCCGGGCGTGGACCAACGAGCGGGTGCGGGCGACGCTGAAGGCCGGGGGCACACCCGGCCCTGCGGCCTCGATCGGCAAGGTGCACCAGGCGGTGCTGAACCAGGCCCTCCAGCTCGCGGCGACGGACCGGCTCGGCGCCGCCGCGATGGCGTGGGAGGGCGACGTCCCCCATCAGGTCCGCGGCATGATCCGCAGCCGGGCCAACTCCATCGAGGGCGGGACGACGGAGATCAACAAGAACGTGCTCGGCGAACAGGTGCTGGGTCTGCCCCGCGAGCCGGACCCGTGGCATGGTGCGCCCTGGGAGGAGACACCCCGATCATGA
- a CDS encoding GGDEF domain-containing protein, giving the protein MNAAATTRLDRFVHFGRTPESIAGVEDSGRVPRAIFTALLMWAGGIIPFISVLQHDGNATAASLGLYLSLGPFLVVGYVVTRLTGKILGILPLAAILWVTLLGTVSDFYMESAPIIALVLTATFVAWMGTSVSPQYLAATIGGVLVSGVLSADEYLIDRLIVVGLGAAFVVFVVGKRSDEIHQATSDREVLLARLAHESRHDNLTGLGNRALLVDELSHVLADQRPGVVGLALIDLDLFKQINDDHGHLTGDEVLVEIGRRLQAYALDRGTAVRIGGDEFALLIDSPTAPAAEMTRELEAALRWSWVREGASIEIGASVGVSIRDRRSASLEGLFSAADRAMYERKAQRRLDETV; this is encoded by the coding sequence ATGAACGCCGCCGCGACGACCCGTCTGGACCGCTTCGTCCACTTCGGGCGCACCCCCGAGAGCATCGCCGGCGTCGAGGACTCCGGACGCGTGCCCCGCGCCATCTTCACGGCGCTGCTCATGTGGGCCGGCGGCATCATTCCGTTCATCTCCGTGCTCCAGCACGACGGCAACGCCACCGCGGCGTCGCTCGGGCTCTACCTCTCGCTCGGTCCGTTCCTCGTGGTGGGCTACGTGGTGACCCGGCTCACGGGCAAGATCCTCGGCATCCTCCCGCTCGCCGCGATCCTGTGGGTCACCCTGCTCGGCACGGTCAGCGACTTCTACATGGAGAGCGCCCCGATCATCGCCCTCGTGCTCACCGCGACGTTCGTGGCCTGGATGGGCACCTCCGTGTCGCCCCAGTACCTCGCCGCGACCATCGGCGGCGTGCTCGTCAGCGGCGTTCTCTCCGCCGACGAGTACCTCATCGACCGCCTCATCGTCGTCGGCCTCGGCGCCGCGTTCGTGGTCTTCGTCGTGGGCAAGCGCAGCGACGAGATCCACCAGGCCACCAGCGACCGCGAAGTACTGCTCGCCCGCCTCGCCCACGAGTCCCGCCACGACAACCTCACCGGTCTCGGCAACCGGGCGCTTCTCGTCGACGAGCTGAGCCACGTGCTCGCCGACCAACGGCCCGGCGTGGTCGGTCTCGCCCTCATCGACCTCGACCTGTTCAAGCAGATCAACGACGACCACGGGCACCTGACCGGTGACGAGGTGCTCGTCGAGATCGGCCGTCGCCTCCAGGCCTACGCCCTTGACCGGGGCACGGCGGTGCGCATCGGCGGGGACGAGTTCGCCCTGCTCATCGATTCGCCGACCGCCCCGGCGGCCGAGATGACCCGGGAGCTCGAGGCCGCCCTGCGGTGGAGTTGGGTGCGCGAGGGCGCGTCCATCGAGATCGGCGCCAGCGTCGGCGTGAGCATCCGCGATCGCCGCTCGGCCTCGCTCGAAGGCCTGTTCTCGGCCGCCGACCGGGCGATGTACGAGCGCAAGGCCCAGCGCCGCCTCGACGAAACCGTCTGA
- a CDS encoding SDR family oxidoreductase produces the protein MEIAGKIVVITGGASGIGKGLAERFHADGAEHIVVVDRDEAGARAVAESVGGTGVALDVTDGDAIQSLVETVERDIGPIGLFVSNAGYVTMGGLEAPVEDLNHMWGVHVLAHLHAARAVIPYMADRGEGYLLNTASAAGLLAQLGSLHYSVTKHAAVALAEWIAITHGHQGIKVSVLCPQAVATNIGENSPQADQIKGSATDVAGGDGTLSTEDVAEVVTQALRDERFHVLPHPEVEEYVKRKGADVDRWLGGMQRWQQAMFPPERQPATWLTGN, from the coding sequence ATGGAGATCGCAGGGAAGATCGTTGTCATCACCGGAGGCGCGAGCGGCATCGGCAAGGGGCTCGCCGAACGCTTCCATGCCGATGGCGCCGAGCACATCGTCGTCGTGGACCGGGACGAAGCGGGCGCGCGCGCCGTCGCCGAATCGGTGGGCGGCACCGGCGTCGCCCTCGATGTCACCGACGGCGACGCCATCCAGTCGCTCGTGGAGACGGTCGAGCGTGACATCGGGCCGATCGGGCTCTTCGTGTCCAATGCCGGCTACGTCACCATGGGCGGCCTCGAGGCGCCGGTGGAGGACCTGAACCACATGTGGGGCGTCCACGTCCTCGCCCACCTCCACGCGGCGCGGGCCGTCATTCCGTACATGGCCGATCGCGGTGAGGGCTACCTGCTCAACACGGCGTCGGCGGCCGGCCTGCTCGCCCAACTCGGGTCACTGCACTACTCCGTCACCAAGCACGCCGCCGTCGCCCTCGCCGAGTGGATCGCGATCACCCACGGCCATCAGGGCATCAAGGTGTCCGTCCTGTGTCCGCAGGCGGTGGCCACCAACATCGGCGAGAACTCGCCGCAGGCCGACCAGATCAAGGGAAGCGCAACCGACGTGGCCGGCGGCGACGGCACCCTCTCGACCGAGGATGTGGCCGAGGTCGTCACCCAGGCGTTGCGCGACGAACGCTTCCACGTCCTGCCCCACCCCGAGGTCGAGGAGTACGTCAAGCGCAAGGGGGCCGACGTCGACCGCTGGCTCGGCGGCATGCAGCGCTGGCAACAGGCCATGTTCCCGCCCGAACGCCAGCCCGCCACCTGGCTCACGGGGAACTGA
- a CDS encoding nuclear transport factor 2 family protein, translating into MTTKPAAQILLERYWEDCSNQGNVELVRELCADPIIRHDPGGETELSHQDQIDRLKLGKEMGIRIDRVITHANDEWVTSVWNMESEKGVDGMTMCGIEVFKVEDGVLAHCWNTPYAEGHWSPHPG; encoded by the coding sequence ATGACAACCAAGCCGGCCGCACAGATCCTCCTCGAGCGCTACTGGGAGGACTGCAGCAACCAGGGCAACGTCGAGCTCGTGCGCGAGCTGTGCGCCGACCCGATCATCCGCCACGACCCGGGCGGGGAGACCGAGCTGAGCCACCAGGACCAGATCGATCGGCTGAAGCTCGGCAAGGAGATGGGCATCCGCATCGACCGTGTGATCACCCACGCCAACGACGAGTGGGTCACGTCGGTGTGGAACATGGAGTCCGAGAAGGGCGTCGACGGCATGACCATGTGCGGCATCGAGGTGTTCAAGGTCGAGGACGGTGTGCTCGCCCACTGTTGGAACACCCCCTACGCCGAGGGTCACTGGTCGCCCCACCCCGGCTGA
- a CDS encoding SulP family inorganic anion transporter, translating to MTGRSAVTTPPLGVKGRLLALLPARADYADLSSSWRGDVVAGITVGVVALPLALAFGITAGLGADAGLVTAIIAGLVGAVFGGSNVQVSGPTGAMTVVLVPLVARHGPDAVFLVGILAGLVIVAAGAAGFGRFLAFIPWPVIEGFTLGIAAIIFLQQVPAALGVPKSDRENTAMVAFDAIGDALGGAGVAWAAGLVVVVALVMFGAPRLRRGLPSSLLAVIAATVLARVLDLDVAVIGELPSSLPSPSLPEFSTGLVSDLSGAVLTVAALGALESLLSAKVADGMAGAGRHDPNRELVGQGLANIASPLFGGMPATGAIARTAVNVKAGARTRLASIVHALVLFAVVVAGSGLVAEIPLAALAGVLMVTAVRMVEVHNIRAIVRSTRSDALILGVTALVTLAFDLILAVEVGMAVAAVLALRQFARTSVTVAEPLPLIDADTAARLHADHIVSYRLDGALFFGAVQRFLHELTAVGEVEVVILRFPELQVLDASGAQAIGEIIDELEHRGITVLIKGPRDEHLRILRAVGAIDRLAHENHLFTDLDQAIAHAGEHVARAQAGRGRST from the coding sequence ATGACCGGACGATCCGCGGTCACGACCCCGCCCCTCGGCGTCAAGGGCCGGCTTCTCGCCCTGCTTCCGGCGCGGGCCGACTACGCCGACCTGTCGAGTTCCTGGCGAGGCGATGTCGTCGCCGGCATCACGGTCGGCGTCGTCGCGCTGCCGCTCGCACTGGCCTTCGGGATCACGGCCGGGCTGGGGGCCGACGCCGGCCTCGTGACCGCGATCATCGCCGGCCTCGTCGGCGCGGTCTTCGGCGGGTCGAACGTGCAGGTGTCCGGCCCGACCGGGGCGATGACCGTCGTGCTGGTGCCCCTCGTGGCCCGCCACGGACCGGACGCCGTGTTCCTGGTCGGCATCCTCGCCGGGTTGGTGATCGTCGCCGCCGGCGCCGCCGGGTTCGGCCGCTTCCTCGCCTTCATCCCGTGGCCGGTGATCGAGGGGTTCACCCTCGGCATCGCCGCGATCATCTTCCTCCAGCAGGTGCCGGCCGCACTCGGCGTTCCCAAGTCGGACCGTGAGAACACCGCGATGGTCGCGTTCGACGCCATCGGCGACGCCCTCGGTGGCGCCGGCGTGGCGTGGGCGGCCGGCCTCGTGGTGGTGGTCGCGCTGGTCATGTTCGGAGCCCCGCGACTGCGTCGGGGCCTGCCGTCGTCCCTGCTCGCCGTGATCGCCGCAACGGTGCTGGCTCGTGTGCTCGACCTCGACGTGGCGGTCATCGGCGAGCTTCCGTCGTCGCTGCCGTCGCCGTCACTTCCCGAGTTCTCCACCGGTCTCGTCTCGGACCTGTCGGGCGCCGTCCTCACCGTGGCCGCCCTCGGCGCGCTCGAGAGCCTGCTCTCGGCGAAGGTCGCCGACGGCATGGCCGGGGCGGGGCGTCACGACCCCAACCGCGAACTCGTCGGGCAGGGGCTCGCCAACATCGCGTCGCCGTTGTTCGGTGGCATGCCCGCAACCGGGGCGATCGCCCGCACCGCCGTGAACGTGAAGGCCGGGGCACGGACCCGGCTGGCGTCGATCGTCCACGCACTGGTCCTGTTCGCCGTGGTCGTCGCCGGCTCCGGTCTCGTGGCCGAGATCCCCCTCGCCGCCCTCGCCGGCGTACTCATGGTCACCGCGGTCCGGATGGTCGAGGTCCACAACATCCGCGCCATCGTCCGCTCCACCCGGTCCGATGCGTTGATCCTGGGGGTGACCGCGTTGGTAACCCTCGCGTTCGATCTCATCCTGGCCGTCGAGGTCGGCATGGCCGTCGCCGCGGTCCTGGCGCTGCGCCAGTTCGCCCGCACCTCGGTGACGGTGGCCGAACCGCTCCCGCTGATCGACGCCGACACCGCGGCCCGGCTCCATGCCGACCACATCGTGTCGTACCGGCTCGACGGCGCGCTGTTCTTCGGCGCCGTCCAGCGGTTCCTCCACGAGCTGACCGCCGTCGGCGAGGTGGAGGTCGTCATCCTGCGGTTCCCCGAGCTCCAGGTGCTCGACGCGTCCGGCGCCCAGGCGATCGGCGAGATCATCGACGAGCTCGAGCACCGGGGCATCACCGTGCTCATCAAGGGACCGCGTGACGAGCATCTGCGCATCCTCCGCGCGGTGGGTGCCATCGACCGGCTCGCCCACGAGAACCATCTGTTCACCGACCTCGACCAGGCGATCGCCCACGCGGGTGAGCACGTCGCCCGAGCGCAGGCAGGGCGCGGCCGCTCGACATAG
- a CDS encoding AMP-binding protein, translating into MNLASLLLDHPFADDEPLLHGTERSWTAGEARAEVARLVGELERAGVPVGAGVAGRVAGCDAVITMTACWAHGAVFVPVNDRMPEGAVAELLDRTGVTALVDDNGVVAAPGAARFEPGAAFVLFTSGTTGEPKPIVHHHDAYLEIIDRVLGPLAAGRDPTKRPSPNLIPVPMALNAGIYNALFGLRAGSPLVLMDRFTTGEFAALVERHEIRSTVLPPASIAMLNDDPAIDGFGPLRYVRSITAPLSPFQARRFTERFGAFVLNGYGQAELGEVIGWTAADAKAHPDKIGAVGRPHSGVDVRIDAPDGNGVGELYVRPPAAPSDSVAATLGDRLGRDGFVRTGDLARQDDDGFVWIEGRTGDVVNRGGNKVFPDEVEEVLTAVPGVVEAALVGRPDERLGEVPVAFVVGDAEPAALEAACRAALVPYKVPVAFIPVDTLPRNDVGKVLRRELRP; encoded by the coding sequence GTGAACCTCGCCTCGCTGCTGCTCGATCATCCGTTCGCGGACGACGAGCCGCTGCTGCACGGTACCGAGCGGAGCTGGACCGCCGGGGAGGCACGGGCCGAGGTGGCCCGCCTGGTCGGCGAGCTCGAGCGGGCCGGGGTTCCCGTCGGAGCGGGTGTGGCTGGGCGGGTTGCCGGGTGCGACGCGGTGATCACGATGACGGCGTGCTGGGCCCACGGCGCCGTGTTCGTGCCGGTGAACGACCGGATGCCCGAGGGCGCTGTCGCCGAGTTGCTCGACCGGACGGGGGTCACCGCGCTCGTCGACGACAACGGCGTCGTGGCCGCGCCCGGCGCCGCCCGTTTCGAGCCGGGGGCGGCCTTCGTGCTCTTCACCAGCGGCACGACCGGCGAGCCGAAGCCGATCGTCCACCACCACGACGCCTATCTGGAGATCATCGACCGGGTGCTCGGCCCGCTCGCCGCCGGGCGGGACCCCACCAAGCGGCCGTCCCCCAACCTGATCCCGGTGCCGATGGCGCTCAACGCGGGGATCTACAACGCCCTCTTCGGCCTCCGGGCCGGCTCTCCCCTGGTGCTGATGGACCGCTTCACGACCGGCGAGTTCGCGGCGCTCGTCGAGCGCCACGAGATCCGGTCGACGGTGCTGCCACCGGCGTCGATCGCGATGCTCAACGACGACCCGGCGATCGACGGCTTCGGACCGCTCCGCTACGTCCGCTCCATCACCGCGCCCCTGTCACCCTTCCAGGCCCGCCGCTTCACCGAGCGCTTCGGCGCCTTCGTGCTCAACGGCTACGGCCAGGCCGAACTGGGCGAGGTGATCGGGTGGACGGCCGCCGACGCCAAGGCCCACCCCGACAAGATCGGCGCCGTCGGTCGCCCGCATTCCGGCGTGGACGTGCGGATCGATGCGCCGGACGGCAACGGCGTCGGCGAGCTCTACGTCCGCCCGCCCGCCGCGCCCAGCGATTCCGTGGCGGCGACGCTCGGCGACCGGCTCGGGCGCGACGGCTTCGTCCGCACGGGAGATCTGGCCCGGCAGGACGACGACGGCTTCGTGTGGATCGAGGGGCGCACCGGCGACGTCGTCAATCGCGGCGGCAACAAGGTGTTCCCCGACGAGGTCGAGGAGGTGCTGACCGCGGTCCCCGGCGTGGTCGAGGCCGCACTCGTCGGCCGACCGGACGAGCGGCTCGGTGAGGTGCCGGTCGCCTTCGTCGTCGGCGACGCCGAGCCCGCCGCGCTCGAGGCTGCGTGCCGCGCCGCGCTGGTCCCCTACAAGGTGCCCGTCGCGTTCATCCCCGTCGACACGCTCCCCCGCAACGACGTCGGCAAGGTCCTGCGCCGCGAGCTGCGGCCCTGA
- a CDS encoding class I SAM-dependent methyltransferase, with protein sequence MVTTQTTTGVMCVAEPGVAITDPSFQRNGIDVYVCPSCGSYVCDSGYEVEQYDDSYYTIASADLDEIEGRWGFRWRYVLDRIAADVDAGSTVLDVGAGNGYFVKLAAEEYGLAATGIEISEASAAFARDHLGVDLLVEDLAEHDETYDVVTAFSVLEHVEDPAAMLASLIARVRPGGLLVLATPNPACIQRRVKGEKRWSMICPPHHLNIFSRTGLERMVSAAGLEPLSWEAISTSVKSVRRIDTDGQLLRKAIFHTFRATRLGADQLLFARTPS encoded by the coding sequence ATGGTGACGACGCAGACCACGACCGGCGTCATGTGCGTCGCCGAGCCCGGCGTGGCGATCACCGACCCGTCGTTCCAGCGCAACGGCATCGACGTCTACGTCTGCCCGAGCTGCGGCAGCTACGTGTGCGACTCGGGCTACGAGGTCGAGCAGTACGACGACTCGTACTACACGATCGCCAGCGCCGATCTCGACGAGATCGAGGGGCGTTGGGGGTTCCGCTGGCGCTACGTGCTCGACCGCATCGCCGCCGACGTCGACGCCGGCAGCACCGTGCTCGATGTCGGCGCCGGCAACGGCTACTTCGTGAAGCTCGCCGCCGAGGAGTACGGCCTCGCGGCGACGGGAATCGAGATCTCCGAGGCGTCCGCCGCGTTCGCCCGCGACCATCTCGGCGTCGACCTGCTCGTCGAGGACCTGGCGGAGCATGACGAGACGTACGACGTCGTCACCGCGTTCTCCGTCCTCGAACACGTCGAGGATCCGGCCGCGATGCTGGCCTCGTTGATCGCCCGGGTCCGCCCCGGCGGCCTCCTCGTGCTGGCCACGCCGAACCCGGCGTGCATCCAACGCCGGGTGAAGGGGGAGAAGCGCTGGAGCATGATCTGCCCGCCGCACCACCTCAACATCTTCAGCCGCACGGGCCTCGAACGCATGGTGTCCGCCGCCGGCCTCGAGCCCCTGAGCTGGGAAGCGATCAGCACGTCGGTGAAGTCGGTCCGCAGGATCGACACGGACGGACAGCTGCTGCGCAAGGCGATCTTCCATACGTTCCGCGCCACCCGTCTCGGCGCCGATCAGCTGCTGTTCGCCCGCACGCCGTCATGA
- a CDS encoding enoyl-CoA hydratase/isomerase family protein, whose protein sequence is MTYSTFDHLETYRDGPVGWLVNDRPDVRNAMNNAMRDEFAVAWSELDADPEVRVIVHTGNGRDFQTGVDVGEIAGDGVGMERYRQSMEDFDVHFTSWHQGVWKPVITAVNGICCGGGFHWVADADIVIAASDARFFDPHVSVGQVVAIEAIALMKKMPVEAVMRMAFMGKYERMGAERAYELGMISEIVDPPEQLRSRAQELGETIAKNSPAAMAATKKALWGALEMGLTDACKAGAGHLVSMWGHPDQDEGPRAFAEKRDPEWQPLGDA, encoded by the coding sequence ATGACCTACTCCACGTTCGATCATCTCGAGACCTATCGCGACGGCCCGGTGGGCTGGCTCGTCAACGACCGGCCCGACGTGCGCAACGCGATGAACAACGCGATGCGCGACGAGTTCGCCGTGGCGTGGTCCGAGCTCGACGCCGACCCGGAGGTGCGGGTGATCGTCCACACCGGCAACGGCCGCGACTTCCAGACCGGGGTCGACGTCGGCGAGATCGCCGGCGACGGCGTCGGCATGGAGCGCTACCGCCAGTCGATGGAGGACTTCGACGTCCACTTCACGTCGTGGCACCAGGGCGTGTGGAAGCCCGTGATCACCGCGGTCAACGGGATCTGCTGTGGCGGTGGCTTCCACTGGGTGGCCGATGCCGACATCGTGATCGCAGCGAGCGACGCCCGGTTCTTCGACCCGCACGTGTCGGTCGGGCAGGTGGTCGCGATCGAGGCGATCGCCCTGATGAAGAAGATGCCCGTCGAGGCCGTCATGCGCATGGCGTTCATGGGCAAGTACGAGCGCATGGGGGCCGAGCGGGCGTACGAGCTCGGCATGATCTCGGAGATCGTGGATCCGCCCGAGCAGTTGCGAAGCCGCGCCCAGGAGCTCGGCGAAACGATCGCGAAGAACTCGCCCGCGGCGATGGCGGCCACCAAGAAGGCCTTGTGGGGCGCCCTGGAGATGGGACTCACGGACGCCTGCAAGGCCGGCGCCGGGCACCTCGTGTCGATGTGGGGTCATCCGGATCAGGACGAAGGGCCGCGGGCGTTCGCCGAGAAGCGAGATCCGGAGTGGCAGCCGCTCGGCGACGCCTGA
- a CDS encoding sulfatase — MARRPNIVFVLTDDHAAHSIGCYGSVVNETPRIDEIAANGWRFDNCFVTNSLCTPSRASILTGAYSHVNGVYSLFTPIDASQTTFLSLLRDAGYRTAMIGKWHMGHGDGHDPQGVDHWDVLPGQGNYWNPMFINADGRRRIDGYATDIITDLSIDWVESLEGDDPWCVLVWHKAPHRSWEPKPEHQALYEEPRPVPSTFWDDYSTRSASVRRAAMRVADHMTVDDLKEDPPAGLSYEETALWKYQRYMRDYLACVHSVDENVGRLTDWLRERGDYDDTMMIYSSDQGFFLGDHGWFDKRFMFEESLRMPFVLSYPQRVSAGKSFDGIVSNVDMAQTILDAAGVEPGERMQGRSFWPDLVGEQDGDPVEGVYYRYWENDDFIHNAPAHYGYRTTRYKLVYYYNDGYFLPFTGFFRYPPEWELYDLEADPDEVNNVYDDPAYAEIREELKASMWREQSRLGDAPHASQPVPAGCEDVEVASLPELPRYRWIDMGGMLG, encoded by the coding sequence ATGGCCCGACGCCCCAACATCGTGTTCGTGCTGACGGACGACCACGCCGCCCACTCGATCGGGTGCTACGGCTCCGTCGTCAACGAGACGCCCCGCATCGACGAGATCGCGGCGAACGGCTGGCGCTTCGACAACTGCTTCGTCACCAACTCGCTGTGCACGCCCTCGCGGGCCTCGATCCTCACGGGCGCCTACAGCCATGTGAACGGCGTGTACTCGTTGTTCACCCCGATCGACGCGAGCCAGACCACCTTCCTGTCGCTGCTGCGCGACGCCGGCTACCGCACCGCGATGATCGGCAAGTGGCACATGGGGCACGGCGACGGTCACGACCCGCAGGGCGTCGATCACTGGGACGTGCTCCCCGGCCAGGGCAACTACTGGAATCCGATGTTCATCAACGCCGATGGCCGCCGTCGCATCGACGGCTACGCCACCGACATCATCACGGACCTGTCGATCGACTGGGTCGAGTCGCTCGAGGGCGACGACCCGTGGTGCGTGCTGGTCTGGCACAAGGCGCCCCATCGTTCGTGGGAGCCGAAACCCGAACACCAGGCGCTCTACGAGGAGCCGCGACCGGTGCCGTCCACCTTCTGGGACGACTACTCGACGCGCTCGGCGTCCGTGCGGCGGGCCGCGATGCGCGTTGCCGACCACATGACCGTCGACGATCTCAAGGAGGATCCGCCGGCCGGCCTCTCCTACGAGGAGACCGCCCTGTGGAAGTACCAGCGCTACATGCGCGACTACCTGGCGTGTGTGCATTCGGTCGACGAGAACGTCGGACGGTTGACCGACTGGCTGCGTGAACGCGGCGACTACGACGACACGATGATGATCTACTCCTCGGACCAGGGGTTCTTCCTCGGTGACCACGGCTGGTTCGACAAGCGGTTCATGTTCGAGGAATCGCTGCGGATGCCGTTCGTGCTGAGCTACCCGCAGCGGGTCTCGGCGGGGAAGAGCTTCGACGGCATCGTCAGCAATGTCGACATGGCCCAGACGATCCTCGACGCCGCCGGCGTCGAACCGGGCGAGCGCATGCAGGGCCGCAGCTTCTGGCCCGACCTCGTCGGCGAGCAGGACGGCGACCCGGTCGAGGGCGTGTACTACCGCTACTGGGAGAACGACGACTTCATCCACAACGCGCCGGCCCACTACGGCTATCGCACGACGCGCTACAAGCTCGTCTACTACTACAACGACGGCTACTTCCTCCCCTTCACCGGCTTCTTCCGCTACCCGCCCGAGTGGGAGCTCTACGACCTCGAAGCCGACCCGGACGAGGTGAACAACGTCTACGACGACCCTGCCTACGCCGAGATCCGCGAGGAGCTCAAGGCGTCGATGTGGCGCGAGCAGTCACGGCTCGGCGACGCCCCGCACGCCTCGCAGCCGGTGCCGGCGGGATGCGAGGACGTCGAGGTCGCGTCGCTGCCCGAGCTACCGCGCTACCGGTGGATCGACATGGGCGGCATGCTCGGCTGA